A window of the Chloroflexota bacterium genome harbors these coding sequences:
- a CDS encoding type II toxin-antitoxin system Phd/YefM family antitoxin: MSKQYSIANARQNLAALVHEVEHKSPIELTRHGETVAVLVSVAEYRRLHAGRSSFWKAYGTFCQAVDLTQLQIDPDILAGLRDQSPGREVHW, from the coding sequence ATGTCGAAGCAATACTCCATCGCCAATGCGCGACAGAACCTCGCCGCGCTCGTGCACGAGGTCGAGCACAAGTCACCGATCGAATTGACGCGGCACGGTGAAACCGTGGCCGTGCTCGTCTCCGTGGCCGAGTACCGTCGCCTGCACGCCGGCCGGAGCAGCTTCTGGAAAGCGTACGGCACCTTCTGCCAGGCCGTTGACCTGACGCAACTCCAGATTGATCCGGACATACTGGCAGGGCTGCGCGATCAGTCGCCGGGCCGCGAGGTGCACTGGTGA
- a CDS encoding type II toxin-antitoxin system VapC family toxin: protein MTLKYLLDTGIISEPLRPTPNPSILKKLQRHEDEMAIATVVWHKLWFGCFRLPPSAKRKAIEAYLTQVVAPSLPILPYDEAAAIWHAGERARLSRAGNTPPFADGQIIAIAKANDLRLVTLNLADYATFHDVKIEDWR, encoded by the coding sequence GTGACGCTCAAGTACCTGCTGGATACCGGCATCATCTCTGAGCCGTTGCGCCCGACGCCGAATCCGTCCATTCTCAAGAAGCTCCAACGCCATGAAGACGAAATGGCGATCGCGACGGTCGTCTGGCACAAGCTATGGTTTGGCTGTTTCCGCCTGCCACCATCGGCCAAGCGCAAGGCGATCGAAGCCTATCTGACACAGGTCGTGGCACCTTCGCTGCCGATCCTGCCGTATGACGAGGCCGCAGCCATCTGGCATGCGGGCGAACGCGCGCGCCTGTCGCGCGCAGGCAACACGCCGCCATTTGCCGACGGGCAGATCATCGCCATCGCAAAAGCCAACGACCTGCGTCTCGTCACGCTTAATCTCGCCGACTACGCGACGTTTCACGACGTGAAAATCGAGGATTGGCGATAG
- a CDS encoding starvation-sensing protein RspA: MKITKVRTILTAPDGIALVIVKVETDQPGLYGLGCATFTQRPTLVARAVEEYLAPLLRGRDPRNIDDLWHLMMVNSYWRNGPVLNNAVAGVDMALWDIKGKVAGMPVYDLLGGKCREAAMVYRHADGRDKQEVLDNVLKYRAEGARAVRCQMGGYGGRAQDIRKHNARPSRKAPQATHRGKGLDRLDSDFPGVYYDPDQYARSIPPLFEHVRSKVGDDLFLLHDIHERLAPIDAIRMAKALEPFRLFFLEDPFAPDQIEWFRRLREQTATPIAMGELHVNAAEWKPLIAEQLIDFIRAHLSAIGGLTPARKLAALCESFGVRTAWHGPGDCSPVGHAANLHLDLACHNFGIQEVIYFGDALREVFPGMPELRGGYLWANEQPGFGLDIDERKAAKYPITVAPIEWTQSRWPDGTLWTP; encoded by the coding sequence ATGAAAATCACGAAAGTTCGCACCATCCTGACCGCGCCGGACGGCATTGCGCTGGTCATCGTCAAAGTGGAGACCGACCAGCCCGGGCTGTACGGCCTCGGCTGCGCCACGTTCACCCAACGGCCGACGTTGGTGGCGCGCGCGGTGGAGGAGTATCTCGCTCCGCTGCTGCGTGGCCGCGACCCGCGCAACATCGACGACCTCTGGCACCTGATGATGGTCAACTCGTACTGGCGCAACGGGCCGGTGCTGAATAACGCCGTCGCCGGCGTTGACATGGCGCTGTGGGACATCAAGGGCAAGGTCGCCGGGATGCCGGTGTACGACCTGCTGGGCGGCAAGTGCCGCGAGGCGGCGATGGTCTACCGCCACGCCGACGGGCGCGACAAGCAGGAGGTGCTGGACAACGTGCTCAAGTACCGCGCGGAAGGCGCGCGGGCGGTGCGCTGCCAGATGGGCGGCTACGGCGGGCGCGCGCAGGACATCCGAAAGCACAACGCGCGGCCGTCGCGCAAAGCGCCGCAGGCGACGCACCGCGGCAAGGGCCTGGACCGGCTCGACAGCGACTTCCCCGGCGTGTACTACGACCCCGACCAGTACGCGCGCTCGATCCCACCGCTGTTCGAGCATGTGCGCAGCAAAGTTGGCGACGACCTGTTCCTCTTGCATGATATCCACGAGCGGCTTGCGCCGATCGACGCGATCCGCATGGCGAAGGCGCTGGAGCCGTTCAGGCTGTTCTTCCTCGAAGACCCGTTCGCGCCCGACCAGATCGAGTGGTTCCGGCGCCTGCGCGAGCAGACAGCCACGCCGATCGCGATGGGCGAACTGCACGTCAATGCGGCCGAGTGGAAGCCGTTGATCGCGGAGCAGTTGATCGACTTCATCCGTGCGCACCTGTCGGCGATCGGCGGTTTGACGCCCGCGCGCAAACTCGCCGCGCTGTGCGAGTCGTTCGGCGTGCGCACCGCCTGGCACGGGCCGGGCGACTGCTCGCCGGTCGGCCACGCGGCGAACCTGCACCTCGACCTGGCGTGCCACAACTTCGGCATCCAGGAGGTGATCTACTTCGGCGACGCCTTGCGCGAGGTCTTTCCGGGCATGCCGGAATTGCGCGGTGGCTACTTGTGGGCCAATGAGCAGCCGGGATTCGGTCTCGACATTGATGAGCGCAAGGCTGCGAAGTATCCGATCACCGTCGCACCGATTGAGTGGACACAGAGCCGCTGGCCGGATGGAACGCTGTGGACGCCGTAG